From Xenopus laevis strain J_2021 chromosome 7L, Xenopus_laevis_v10.1, whole genome shotgun sequence, one genomic window encodes:
- the LOC121395370 gene encoding lamina-associated polypeptide 2, isoforms alpha/zeta-like — MASADEDLVSLIEEIDLPDRHRKLKTKIKKATKASTKRKDRSRSVSPVQSTLQPSGSAPGNSGTLTPTILVPQDSQSQVHIPLPISPMQPSGSTSTPAQLQAPPDFSQFLSWFQSTIQTTLDKAVIKQSDRTPVMGGKRKRKRSPSPPSEDDMADASPTSPKESDSYSSTEEGAISDSQSSSSSEDISKQPEEVKDLLRYIFTTLEIKEEQVSLSKADKVLGNSSKRPRSFPVCRSTSRLIETEWAQPDKKVNIPPKFFNNYPVQEEFKIWDKIPKVDPPIVRLSRHTMLPAEDAGSLRDPMDKKMDYVLKKDFQSAAAILRPAAAASTVAKTAKYWCQELSHSPPTDPEKFLQDIDKIKSALTFLGEATLDITKLAARASAASVAARRALWLRHWAGDTTSKNRLTSLKFSGSQLFGPELKQIISEVTGGKGAFLPQAKRPRRDFHRRNYHHQKSWSTNGNKQSRPPRQQGQGQSNRRYRSPWQPSWQNQQKFSKKPISAKGQDS; from the coding sequence ATGGCTTCAGCGGACGAAGACCTGGTCTCCTTAATAGAGGAGATTGATCTACCGGATAGGCATCGCAAGctaaaaacaaagataaagaaaGCCACCAAGGCTTCAACAAAACGTAAGGATCGTTCTCGATCAGTTTCCCCTGTGCAATCTACGTTACAACCATCAGGTTCAGCACCTGGTAATAGTGGCACACTTACACCCACAATACTGGTCCCTCAGGACTCCCAATCACAGGTTCATATACCCTTACCGATATCTCCTATGCAGCCTTCAGGTTCTACATCAACGCCAGCACAACTTCAGGCACCCCCTGATTTTTCGCAGTTCCTATCATGGTTTCAGTCTACCATTCAGACCACACTAGACAAGGCGGTAATAAAGCAGTCAGATCGTACCCCTGTAATGGGAGGAAAGAGGAAGCGTAAAAGGTCCCCTTCTCCTCCTTCTGAGGATGACATGGCAGACGCATCTCCTACTTCCCCTAAGGAATCTGACTCATACTCCTCTACAGAGGAAGGGGCCATATCTGACTCACAGTCATCATCCTCATCTGAGGATATTTCCAAGCAACCAGAAGAAGTTAAAGACCTGCTCAGATACATTTTCACTACTTTAGAGATTAAAGAGGAACAAGTTTCCCTTTCTAAAGCAGATAAGGTACTAGGGAATTCCTCCAAGCGTCCAAGGTCATTCCCAGTTTGTAGATCCACTTCTAGGCTCATTGAGACCGAATGGGCACAGCCTGATAAGAAAGTTAACATACCACCAAAATTTTTCAACAATTATCCTGTGCAGGAGGAATTTAAGATATGGGATAAAATTCCCAAAGTTGACCCACCCATTGTGAGGCTATCTCGCCACACCATGCTACCGGCGGAAGACGCAGGGTCACTAAGAGACCCCATGGACAAAAAAATGGACTATGTCCTCAAAAAAGATTTTCAAAGCGCAGCAGCCATATTAaggccagcagcagcagcgtctACAGTAGCCAAGACAGCAAAGTATTGGTGCCAAGAACTCAGCCATTCACCACCTACCGACCCTGAAAAATTTTTACAAGACATCGACAAAATTAAGTCAGCACTAACTTTCTTGGGAGAGGCCACTCTCGATATAACGAAACTCGCTGCTAGAGCATCAGCAGCCTCAGTAGCAGCTCGGAGAGCCCTATGGCTACGCCACTGGGCAGGCGACACAACTTCCAAGAATAGACTCACATCCTTAAAATTTTCTGGGTCACAACTATTCGGACCAGAGCttaaacaaattatttcagaGGTCACAGGAGGTAAGGGGGCTTTCCTCCCACAGGCCAAGCGACCACGTCGTGACTTCCATAGAAGGAATTATCATCATCAAAAATCATGGTCGACCAACGGCAACAAGCAGTCAAGACCACCAAGACAACAAGGTCAAGGGCAGTCCAACAGGCGCTATAGGTCGCCATGGCAGCCCTCATGGCAAAACCAACAAAAGTTTTCAAAGAAGCCCATTTCAGCCAAGGGTCAGGATTCCTGA